The DNA sequence GGAACGAACCGGACCTCGACACCTACTGGCCCACCGGAGACTTCAAAAACACCTTCGTGCCGTTCATGACGGCCATGTGCAAGACGCTGCAGGGCAAGCCGCAATCGACGCCTCTGGTGGGATTCGGTTTCGCCCGCCCGCCGACGGCCGGCTCTGCCTCGACCGTGGCACTCAACAGCATTCTTGGCACCTATCCCGAGTGTCTGGATGCCATTTCCTATCACCCTTACGGCATGACCGCGACGCAGATCGGTAACGCGCAGTCCTTCATCCAGCAAAATTTCCATTTGCCGGGCGTCATCAGTGAATGGGGCATCTCGGCGCTCGCTTCCAACGGCGGGCCGGACGGGCAAGCGAGTAAAATCGGCGCGTTCATCGCCGATGTTAAAAAACTCAACATCCCGCTGACGTCGATTTACGAATGGAAGAACAGCGAGTCGGGCAGTAACGACCGGGAGAAGAATTTCGGCCTGCTGACCTCCGACGGCCGGGCGAAACCGGCGCAAACGGCGGCCTCGACCCAGCTCAACGCCGAATAGGCACTGCGCAACGGGTCGGTTGCTTTGAACCTGTGGTCCTTTTTGGCATCGTATTGATCGATAACGCGCCCCGCCTTTCAAACAGTCGTTTTCAGGTTGTTGCCTGCGGGGCGCTCGATACGCCGACATGCCCTTGAGTGGCTGTCGGCGCTCGGGTAATGTCACCAGACCCATAGGACAGAGCACGCTCATGACTTCCAAGCTGGAACAACTCAAACAGTTCACCACCGTCGTGGCCGACACCGGCGACTTCGAAGCGATTGCCCGGGTCAAACCGGTCGACGCCACCACCAACCCTTCCCTGCTGCTCAAGGCCGCGGCGATTCCGGCCTACGCCGAACTGCTGAACGCCAGCGTGCGCGACTGCAAGGGCGATGTCGGCCTGGCCAGCGACCGTTTCGGCGTCGCGGTCGGTCAGGAAATCCTCAAGGTCATTCCGGGCCGCATTTCCACCGAAGTGGATGCGCGCCTGTCGTTCGACAAGGACGCGATGCTCAAGCGTGCGCACCGTCTGATCGAGCTGTACGACAAGGCCGGCGTTGGCCGTGACCGCGTGCTGATCAAGATCGCCTCGACCTGGGAAGGCATCCGCGCCGCCGAGATCCTCGAGAAGGAAGGCATCCAGACCAACCTGACCCTGCTGTTCTCCTTCGCTCAGGCCGCTGCCTGCGCCGATGCCGGCGTGTTCCTGATCTCCCCGTTCGTGGGCCGCATCTACGACTGGTACAAGAAGGCCAACGGCAACGACTACACCGGTGCCGACGATCCGGGCGTGCAGTCGGTGACGCGCATCTACAACTACTACAAGGCCAATGACTACAAGACCGTGGTCATGGGCGCGAGCTTCCGCAACCTCAACCAGATCGAGCAACTGGCCGGCTGCGATCGCCTGACCATCAGCCCGGACCTGATCGAGAAGCTGGCAGCCGACACCGGCAAGCTGGAACGCAAACTCGCTCCGGGCCATGCCGGCGAAGCGCGCCTGAGCCTCAACGAAGCGCAATTCCGCTGGTTGTCCAACGAAGACGCGATGGCCACCGAGAAACTGGCCGAAGGCATCCGTCAGTTTGCCCGCGACCAGGAAAAACTCGAGGCGCTGCTGCAAGCCAAGCTGTAATCGGCCGAGCGCAAACGCAAAAAGGGCGAACCCTCACAGGTTCGCCCTTTTTTGTGCCTCGCGTTCTGGCTGATCAGTGCCGTTCGAGGGCATTCACCAGGTCATGGAAAGCTTCGCGGTTGGAGTCGTTCAGGCCCATGAGGATCTTGTGCGCTTCGAGCACCTTGATCCGCACCACCTCTTCCGACTGATCCTGATCCGGCAGGTCATCGAGGCATTCCGGGCACGGCACGGGATGGTTGACGATATTGAACACCTGCTCGAAACCCATCGACTGCAGCAGACGGGTGATGTCCTCGTGGGTGGTGACCACGGTCGGCAGCAGGCCGACCTTCTGCCGCGACAGGATCGACAGTTTGGCCAGCAGGCCCAACGTGGTGCTGTCGATGCTGCGGGTTTCGGTCAAATCGATCACGATCGCGTTGAAATTCAGCGCGGTGAAGATTTTTTCAATAGTCGCATCCAACGCCGAACACAGGGTCAGGCGAACTTCACCGACGAACTTGAGGACGAAGGTGCCATCCTGCTCGGCGAACTGGATTCTACCGGTACTCATCAAAGATTCCTGCTCAACACCAACAGGGCGATATCATCCGGCATCTCCCCTAGCGTGGCCAATCCAAAAACCTGCCGCAGACCATCCAGGCTGCCGCCCGCCGACTTCACCTTTTGCGGTAAAGCGGCTTCTTTCTCTTTGAGTGTGGGCTCTGGCAAAAGATCCAGAATGCCATCAGACATCAGCGTCAGGCTGAACGTCGGTGGCAGCTCGAGCACGTGGTCTTCGTAGGTGGCTTCGTTGAAAAGCCCCACGGGCAGACCGCGCCCCTCGAGGTAGCGAACACTGTCAGGCGTGTACAACACAGGCAACGGCAGATGGCCGCCGATGCTATAGGTCAACAAACCGGTCTCCTCGTCGATGACTCCACCGACCATTGTGACGTGTTTACCCAGCTTACAACTGATCAGCCCCCGGTTGATATGACCGAGGACTTCCGAAGGCTTGAATTCCGGCAGCGTGCCGTTGCGCTTGGATTCGAACAGCAAGCGCGTGGTCATGAACTTCAGCAGCACGGTGACGAACGCCGAAGAGGCGCCATGACCCGAAACATCCGCCAGGTAGAACGCCACCCGGCGCTCGTCGACCCGGAAGTAGTCGACAAAATCACCCGACAGGTACAACGACGGGATGATCTGGTGCGCGAACCTGAATTCGTCGATGGCCCACGGACTTTCCGGCAGCATGTTCATCTGCACCTGGCGACCGGCGTTCTGGTCTTCCTGGAGCAGGTTCAGGCTGGCTTCGAGTTCGCGGTTGGCCTTTTCCAGCTTCTCGCGGTAGCGCTGGTTTTCCAGCAGCAGGCGCGCACGATCCAGGGCCCGGCGCACAGAGTGCTCGAGCACGGCCAGATCTTCGAGAGGCTTGATCAGGTAATCCGCCGCGCCCAGGCGCAGGGCCTCGACCGCGT is a window from the Pseudomonas gozinkensis genome containing:
- the rssC gene encoding anti-sigma factor antagonist RssC, encoding MSTGRIQFAEQDGTFVLKFVGEVRLTLCSALDATIEKIFTALNFNAIVIDLTETRSIDSTTLGLLAKLSILSRQKVGLLPTVVTTHEDITRLLQSMGFEQVFNIVNHPVPCPECLDDLPDQDQSEEVVRIKVLEAHKILMGLNDSNREAFHDLVNALERH
- the rssB gene encoding two-component system response regulator RssB; translation: MPKTSATLLIIDDDEVVRASLAAYLEDSGFSVLQASNGQQGLQVFEQDTPDLVICDLRMPQMGGLELIRQVTERSPQTPVIVVSGAGVMNDAVEALRLGAADYLIKPLEDLAVLEHSVRRALDRARLLLENQRYREKLEKANRELEASLNLLQEDQNAGRQVQMNMLPESPWAIDEFRFAHQIIPSLYLSGDFVDYFRVDERRVAFYLADVSGHGASSAFVTVLLKFMTTRLLFESKRNGTLPEFKPSEVLGHINRGLISCKLGKHVTMVGGVIDEETGLLTYSIGGHLPLPVLYTPDSVRYLEGRGLPVGLFNEATYEDHVLELPPTFSLTLMSDGILDLLPEPTLKEKEAALPQKVKSAGGSLDGLRQVFGLATLGEMPDDIALLVLSRNL
- the tal gene encoding transaldolase translates to MTSKLEQLKQFTTVVADTGDFEAIARVKPVDATTNPSLLLKAAAIPAYAELLNASVRDCKGDVGLASDRFGVAVGQEILKVIPGRISTEVDARLSFDKDAMLKRAHRLIELYDKAGVGRDRVLIKIASTWEGIRAAEILEKEGIQTNLTLLFSFAQAAACADAGVFLISPFVGRIYDWYKKANGNDYTGADDPGVQSVTRIYNYYKANDYKTVVMGASFRNLNQIEQLAGCDRLTISPDLIEKLAADTGKLERKLAPGHAGEARLSLNEAQFRWLSNEDAMATEKLAEGIRQFARDQEKLEALLQAKL
- a CDS encoding glycosyl hydrolase family 5, whose protein sequence is MKSAHLKHLGAAALLMLSATAQVHASALFPSLPARTIGVQVKIQNFTPADAEQIKAAGFSFVRFGVWSDSLGAKAYQKQISDAFAAARSAGLPVLMTVRATKPLTGDLASAGEAFANAVTGLEQAWSAQLVGIEIWNEPDLDTYWPTGDFKNTFVPFMTAMCKTLQGKPQSTPLVGFGFARPPTAGSASTVALNSILGTYPECLDAISYHPYGMTATQIGNAQSFIQQNFHLPGVISEWGISALASNGGPDGQASKIGAFIADVKKLNIPLTSIYEWKNSESGSNDREKNFGLLTSDGRAKPAQTAASTQLNAE